AATAGGGCAGCTCTCAGAATATGAGGTTTTCTGTATAGTTACATTGGCACTTAAAAGGAATAAGGCTTCATTAACTTGAAATAATTGTTgattcagacgttactttgtgGTGGTCCCATACCAATGACCTACAACCTTGCTATACTCTGCCACAAAGGGAGTGGAGCGGAACTCTACCCCTGCGCTCTATTTGTAATACTTGTAGTTGTAGCATGTAATTTGCAGCTGTTCAAAATGGAATAATCTTTATTTTGGATAGTGCACACATATACGCATATATAACGTATATAAAAGTGCATTTTATTGATTGTTTACCTGTAATCTTCAAAAGACACTCGACCGTCCTTGTCGATGTCCATTTTCTTAAGCACCAGCTCCACCAAGTCTCGTACTCCCTCATCAGGATCTTCGTCACCTGGTTGCTTCAGCAATGAATTTCTGCCACAAAACAAAGTTTAGTACAGTTAGTATTTCTGTAATAGGAAAGCAAAGACCCTTGCCCTTTTCTACTATTATCCTTTATGGAGTGTTTGTACATAGGTAAGTGcaaaagtacctatatatttttttacaggttCGATGATTTTATTGTCGTCTATTAGTAATATGAAGGTCTTAACCTGGATATTAAGACCTATTTAATGACCTAAATACTGGCGTTGTTTATtattggaccattttgacccaTTTTAACACATTTCGGCAGCGATACTTACTTCAGCAGCGAAAACATCTCATCCTTGGTGATCCAGCCATCTGCATTCAAGTCGTAGACAGCGAAGCAGTGCGTACGCCGTTCTTCATCAGTACCCCGCAGCATTCTGCTGAGACCTCTGGCCCAAGCCTCGAACTTGATGGCCCCCTCTCCCCCGGCAGCTCCGCGCTCCCAAGTCACCCATATCCTGTCTAGGATTGCTTCCTCGGTGACCAGGTCGAAGGTGTTGTGCAATACATCCCGGAAGGTGCTTTGGTCTATGCCCTGCAGAAATTAAGTTTAAATTGAAGGATCTGGTCACAACTTTGCGCGACCAGGTGCGTTTTTTCGTTTCTTGCGCggtaaataattacttaccttaccgagtttttaattaattaatatacgcATTCTGTATCTATACCTACAATTTACCGTACTGTgcaaatataagttttttaggttttcatcgatttttgacaagttttgaatcgtaccTAATAcgtttgcactacagatagaaaactaaggaattcagatcgaacgTCATTGGGGCATTGGATCCCCTTAAGCGTGTTACAATCCAATTTGCTTTATGGCAGCATCATCGTATAGAATAGAAGACAATGATGCTATCATAAAAATGGTATAGGTACAGAAAACGTGAAAATTTTAATGTCACTtctgatttatttaatattaaatcttGTTGATTGAATAatgttggttgttttttttactatctgCTAATCTGTACCGTACTTGAAAGACGGATACGTCTGTAcgaagaatatttattttcgtCGAGTGCAAGAAAACCTACTCTTCTCCACCTCTACAGAAATCAAATATGACGTAAAAATATATCTATGACTAACACCACGTTGATAAAGCTTTATCTCAAGGCAAAATAAGACGTAATGGTGGAAATAAGAGCGACAGACGCTAGGAGTGGGTCACTAAATGCTCTAGATACTTACAACACTAAAAATCACAAAACACTCAAAAAGACCAACCCGGgagaaattgaaaaaatcgAGTATAGTgcttgaaaaagttttttttatacatatttaagcggcaattacactgagaagttcgccgcatgctgcatgcggcgaccgcaaaagtgtaaagaacacggtagttgGCCGCATTCGgtgagcgacagctgccaccgccttaatatggccactgcagtagacggacagatcgactaatgtaaaggcgacagTCGTTCGACGAATTAGTTTGAAACAATagtttaagagaagtttccctgccggccgcgcggccgcattaggtattcgtttgggatattgctgtctttatcgctcgtgacataagcgctcgcagccgtcccccccatgccttgcccaacgacgtccgtaatttatatcgagatagctgcaggcttttcaagatttgggcggttgaattttaggtttcgttgtcctcattatacgaaaagtatagcatagaaatcaatgatattttacaattaagatatttattatattttctatgcctgtggttttttcgatttttgtaaaaatgttttaatagtctgtaattctcgtgtaaagttgacatctttttttgtcgacttttgagctcgtGTAGTGTagctacgtttgtatggagaatggaacgaagagacttttCTTAACAATTAGTTAAACAAATTGGCGACCGCAGCAtcaggtgaacgacgcagtatAATTATCGCTTTACTTCACATTCGAG
Above is a window of Choristoneura fumiferana chromosome 18, NRCan_CFum_1, whole genome shotgun sequence DNA encoding:
- the LOC141438450 gene encoding calaxin isoform X2, whose protein sequence is MPHRKLKDRSLDALLKCTHFNKYELEALFTMYRTLVMAAQSAVPTTGIGQTAPKTDGIDQSTFRDVLHNTFDLVTEEAILDRIWVTWERGAAGGEGAIKFEAWARGLSRMLRGTDEERRTHCFAVYDLNADGWITKDEMFSLLKNSLLKQPGDEDPDEGVRDLVELVLKKMDIDKDGRVSFEDYRQAVEQEPLLLEAFGQCLPSKRHAVTFLRTLVAK